In Alphaproteobacteria bacterium, the sequence GCCGGTGGACGAACACAGCATATTGTGAATGATTCAGGGCTTATTGAAACCTCTGGGCCAAATGGAAAGATGCTTTACCGTGCGGAACATATGGAAAATAAGCGTGTTCTTACTTTTGCGACACGAATTGTCAAGCCCACGGGTGATTCTAAAAAGGGTACGCATGTTGTTGAAAGATATCTGACTTCAAATCCTGACGTACAGCCTGCCAAGATTTATAGCTCAGCTGATATCGAATTTGACGTATCCGACACTCCTGATTTAGGACTTCATAATAAATACAGTCATATTTATGCAGCAAAAAACATTAATGTAAATGGTGATTTATTGCAGTGGGGTGATCATCTGGAAAGAAAGAAAGAAAATTGGTCAACAACAAGCTATAAGACAAAGAAAAGACATACATTTCATAGCAAAAAGAAGAGGCATTATGTTACATCATTTGGAACGCCGAAGATAAAAAAAGGCGAAGCATTTTCTGCCATTATGCAAGCGGGTGGCAATTTAAATATTGTGACCAATGGTGTCGTTCAAACCATTGGAACAGCAAGAGAAACAAGAGATGAATTTTTACGCGAAAATCAACCTCCAGCCCCTTTAGAAGACAACCAAAGAAATGGTTTCAATCTAAACTCTTATGTGCAGTCATTGTCACATGCCCCCCTCTATGAAACACATCTTGGCGCAGGACATGCCTATCTTTTTGAAACGCGTAAGCAATATGCAGATCCGCGTTACGTGCTTGGCTCTGACTATTTTTTTACGCGCATTGGGCCTTTTGCAGGTCAGCCCTTTGCAGCAAAACGCATGGGTGATGCCTTTGTTGAAACGCGTTTTTTAAGAAAACAAATCTTTGAGAGCGGTCTTGCTGATCGCCTCGGTGAAGTCAGTGGTGAAGTTGAACTCATGCGTCAGCTTTACGACAATGCAGTCGAAGAGACTAAGGATCTTGAAATTTATCCTGGCATTAAGATGACAGCTGAGCTTATCAACAAACTCAAGCGCGACATCATCTGGATGGAGACAGAAATCATCAATGGTGAAGAAGTTTTGGTGCCACGTATCTATTTGACGTCCTCATCAGCTAAAGCTCATAAAAACGCAGGAAGCCAACTCCTTGCAAAAAATATCAATATTAAAGCCGGTTCAGCAAATCTATCAGGCCTCGTTGCCTCAACAGGCGAAACAATTATAGAAACCGATGAAAATCTGACCATTAAAGATGGAAGAGTTGACGGTAAAAAAACATTTTTAAAAGCAGGCAGCACGCTCAGAAATGAATCCAGTCACATTTCGGGTGATTCTCTAGCAACCGAAGCACAAAAGACAGAAATCATAACAAGGGTTGATCATCATCAACATGGACGCTCTTACAATGAAACCCTAGGTCCTCGTGCTATTATGGAATCACGTGTTGCTCCGTTAGAAATGACAACAGAAGGAGATCTCCACACAGTCGGAGCTCTCCTTAAGGGTAAAGGTGGGATCAATCTTGTCACGGGCGGAAATGTTCTTCACGAATCCGCCAAAACACATCAATATGTCGAAGCGCACCGCAAAAAATTCCGTTTCAGAGAAGATCACATTAAGCATCAAAAAACAGAATTTGATTCTGGCGGAGAGATCAACTCATTCACAATCGGAAATGAGCATCATCAAGGTGTCGCCATGCATGCGAAAGGCCCGATTGATCTCACTGTTGGCGGCCAATTTACCTCAGCTGCTGTTCATGATGAAGATCATCTTTCAATGAGAATGAAAGGTGGAAATTCTTGGAGAGGCAAGTACAAAAAACATCAAGAGAAACATTCAAAACAAGCTGATGAAAATCAATATATAAGCGAAACAGGCAAGGTCAATATTCACGCAACCAAAGACGTTGTGATGGAAGCACCCTATTTTTCAAGTCCTGTTGGCGTAGAAGTAAAATCAGAAGAAGGCAAAGTTCATTTAACAGTCAGTGAATCAACCTCTTCAAGCCACCTTCATCAGAAGAGCGCAAGCACGGTCTGGCAATCGATGAAGGATAAAGGCCATCAAACAACAACCTACCGGATGACCAGAGCCAATACGCCTGATTTTCAAGCCTCTGGTGCAAAGGGAACCCAAGTTGATGTTGCAACAGGTCGAACCTATAGTCCAAAGGATTTAGAAGCAAAAAAATTCGAGATGGCCCTTAAAACGCCAGAAGAGATCGGAGCAATCCGTCAAGCTGACTACGAAAAAGTAATCGCATCTCTTGCTCAAAATCCAGAAACAGCTTATGTTGCAACTTTGGCTTCGAACCCTGACGTGAACCTCGCGTTCTATGATAATCATCATCACCACTGGAGCGTTCATCATAGTGGATTGACACCCGCCGCTGTTGCAACGATTGGTGTGGCTGTAACGGCAGCAACAATGGGAATGGCAGCTCCAGTAGTCGCTCCAGCCGCAGCAGGTGCGACAGCAACAACCGCAGCAGCAACGACAGCTGTGGCGACGACAACAGTAGCGACAACCGCAGCAAGCACCTTCACACTTGGCACTGCTCTAACAGTTGGCGGAGAAGCTGTTCTGGCAAGCGCTGTGACAAATGGCATTGTTGATACAATCAACAACAAAGGTAATTTCTTCAAAGCGCAAAGAAATCACTTCAGACCCGAACGTCTAAAAAGCTATCTGAAAACAGGCGTTACATCCGCTGCAACAGCAGGTCTTGTCAATCACCTAGACCTTGCACCGAAGACAACTGGCTTTATGACACGGGTTCAGCATGCTGCGGTGCGGCAGGGTGTTCAAACCGC encodes:
- a CDS encoding filamentous hemagglutinin N-terminal domain-containing protein, whose translation is IHSLVLLSYLVSFVLPVNVAHAHTDSVSGAAIPAPPAPIVKDQQMPQAVPAAPDFGDIAVDKSNPKAPQLDKAPNGVPLVNIRKPDAKGLSHNQFEKLNVGASGVIFNNSTEKDAQSQLGGRILGNSALQGQNARIILTEVTGRDTSTIRGYLEVHGKAAELIIVNPNGIDVNGAGFINIPKATLSTGQLQDLSNGKPIQLKVDGGEITIQGKGLDLKGVSQFDIVTRKVNFDGKLYGAEQNTDVSVRAGKQIYDHESRTSQAHDAPSAEAAPVYAIDSSALGGMYAGKIALISTEKGVGVRAPENMASRMSDITILANGDVVLKNAEAQGKLDVKSKRGSVTVEEGKKLHATGPIQIETSKKITIENQTQVRSETSIQIKAPETLNRGNIESSGTIQFEGNRLFNRGFIYAKDHLETRLQDKFMNRGHVVAQNGALFGVNTYFLNTPDLQKNGGIISVTGPLTVQSVAGGRTQHIVNDSGLIETSGPNGKMLYRAEHMENKRVLTFATRIVKPTGDSKKGTHVVERYLTSNPDVQPAKIYSSADIEFDVSDTPDLGLHNKYSHIYAAKNINVNGDLLQWGDHLERKKENWSTTSYKTKKRHTFHSKKKRHYVTSFGTPKIKKGEAFSAIMQAGGNLNIVTNGVVQTIGTARETRDEFLRENQPPAPLEDNQRNGFNLNSYVQSLSHAPLYETHLGAGHAYLFETRKQYADPRYVLGSDYFFTRIGPFAGQPFAAKRMGDAFVETRFLRKQIFESGLADRLGEVSGEVELMRQLYDNAVEETKDLEIYPGIKMTAELINKLKRDIIWMETEIINGEEVLVPRIYLTSSSAKAHKNAGSQLLAKNINIKAGSANLSGLVASTGETIIETDENLTIKDGRVDGKKTFLKAGSTLRNESSHISGDSLATEAQKTEIITRVDHHQHGRSYNETLGPRAIMESRVAPLEMTTEGDLHTVGALLKGKGGINLVTGGNVLHESAKTHQYVEAHRKKFRFREDHIKHQKTEFDSGGEINSFTIGNEHHQGVAMHAKGPIDLTVGGQFTSAAVHDEDHLSMRMKGGNSWRGKYKKHQEKHSKQADENQYISETGKVNIHATKDVVMEAPYFSSPVGVEVKSEEGKVHLTVSESTSSSHLHQKSASTVWQSMKDKGHQTTTYRMTRANTPDFQASGAKGTQVDVATGRTYSPKDLEAKKFEMALKTPEEIGAIRQADYEKVIASLAQNPETAYVATLASNPDVNLAFYDNHHHHWSVHHSGLTPAAVATIGVAVTAATMGMAAPVVAPAAAGATATTAAATTAVATTTVATTAASTFTLGTALTVGGEAVLASAVTNGIVDTINNKGNFFKAQRNHFRPERLKSYLKTGVTSAATAGLVNHLDLAPKTTGFMTRVQHAAVRQGVQTAADVAFSGESLGEALKHNAPMVMIDAVQGYVAQRIGEWHHGTEEEFIAAQGERLEQSNGDIESIIFTAQETSLLDSVTHKLMHSALGAGI